From one Eriocheir sinensis breed Jianghai 21 chromosome 58, ASM2467909v1, whole genome shotgun sequence genomic stretch:
- the LOC126985004 gene encoding uncharacterized protein LOC126985004 encodes MSTMMQAAARQTRHVAAASSVGIRCKSSLSMKKKILWHTGDRTVPSDQPAAWSTGEVKHPGKLDCPLGNIDKYPKKMPDGGLQYFGFQYYPRNPEEKDPPYEPTPLHLVTRVRCLKKKPWWDKQIMESLGLNGKRSDIAIVKNNPENNAKLWRVKHLVKVTPIRLPTDKLDNVDPRCCFLKEDGEFIINPAVQVEDERLEADPKLEALNWDKDFIDRHTRKNWEYPWQLKLC; translated from the exons aTGTCCACG ATGATGCAGGCAGCCGCAAGACAAACTCGACATGTGGCAGCTGCGAGCAGTGTGGGAATCCGCTGCAAGTCTTCACTCAGCATGAAGAAGAAAATTTTGTGGCATACAGGAGACAGAACTGTTCCCAGCGACCAGCCAGCTGCCTGGTCCACGGGGGAGGTGAAGCACCCGGGTAAACTGGACTGCCCTTTAGGAAACATAGACAAATACCCCAAAAAGATGCCTGATGGAGGACTGCAGTACTTTGGGTTCCAGTATTATCCAAG GAACCCCGAGGAGAAGGACCCACCCTATGAGCCCACCCCTTTGCACCTGGTGACCCGTGTTCGGTGCCTCAAGAAGAAGCCGTGGTGGGATAAACAAATCATGGAGTCCCTTGGCCTCAATGGAAAG CGAAGTGATATTGCCATAGTGAAGAACAACCCTGAGAACAACGCCAAGCTGTGGAGAGTGAAGCACTTGGTGAAGGTGACACCCATCAGACTGCCCACGGACAAGTTGGATAATGTTGATCCTCGCTGCTGCTTCCTGAAG GAGGATGGTGAGTTCATCATCAACCCTGCAGTGCAGGTGGAGGATGAACGCCTTGAGGCAGATCCCAAGCTTGAAGCGCTCAACTGGGACAAGGACTTCATTGATCGACACACTCGCAAAAACTGGGAGTATCCTTGGCAGTTGAAGCTTTGCTAG
- the LOC126985003 gene encoding carbohydrate sulfotransferase 13-like: MGGRITHKHMVLGAVVFYSILALTTNILETPDDKRDIFRLEKLVLRPREEVQVVEFQERRARVKEVCAAWGAYTSKVKFLKAVQKSTEDKIKDDIRRDKKDLSQSQLERLWQLNKRSSFHQIFVDRSHSLTWCKVPKAASTSWLHAFLQLAGVEEGALRDVSREHVLLRDKYPMLPAALLRRTMPVTMKFMVARHPFERVLSAYRDKLEDYERDLKFRGGYYYSIYGKKIVKVYRKSSIKGSKEPDPDHARKEPTFREFVQYLLDTDVEEYDEHWRPMFLLCTPCHVKYDIIAKMETLTQDSDFILFHRGLADKVQIQWSHRTDLAHKTSDVAERYYSQLTSTEVKQLYYKYLMDFLMFEYDLDPYMKLVATPNMNMSLGVEGNEEDEEYYYYDDDEYEEEDEEEEEEEEEEEMNGDGEEKDTAGAQVIGDTLPNVAEYALNESGNAIDNKLPDIY; this comes from the exons GTTCTTCGGCCGCGGGAGGAGGTGCAGGTGGTGGAGTTTCAGGAGAGGCGGGCGCGGGTGAAGGAGGTGTGTGCCGCGTGGGGCGCCTACACCAGCAAGGTCAAGTTCCTGAAGGCGGTGCAGAAGTCGACGGAGGACAAGATCAAGGACGACATACGCAGGGACAAGAAAGACCTGTCGCAGTCCCAGCTGGAGAGACTCTGGCAGCTgaacaagag gTCGTCGTTCCACCAGATCTTCGTGGACAGGAGTCACTCCCTCACCTGGTGCAAGGTGCCCAAGGCCGCCAGCACCAGCTGGCTCCACGCCTTCCTTCAG CTGGCGGGCGTGGAGGAGGGCGCGCTGCGGGACGTCTCTCGCGAACACGTCTTGCTGCGGGACAAGTACCCGATGCTGCCCGCCGCCCTGCTGCGCCGCACCATGCCCGTCACCATGAAGtttatg GTTGCACGCCACCCCTTTGAGCGGGTCCTGTCTGCCTACCGTGACAAGCTGGAGGACTACGAGCGGGACTTGAAGTTCAG GGGTGGGTACTACTACTCCATCTACGGCAAGAAGATCGTCAAGGTGTACCGCAAGTCCAGCATCAAGGGGAGCAAAGAGCCGGACCCCGACCATGCCCGCAAGGAGCCCACGTTCAGGGAGTTTGTGCAGTACCTCCTGGACACGGACGTGGAGGAGTATGACGAGCACTGGCGGCCCATGTTCCTGCTGTGCACACCCTGCCACGTCAAGTATGACATCATTGCCAAGATGGAGACGCTCACTCAGGACTCGGACTTCATCCTGTTCCACCGCGGCCTGGCAGATAAGGTGCAGATCCAGTGGTCGCACCGCACCGACCTGGCCCACAAGACCTCAGACGTGGCTGAGAGGTACTACTCGCAGCTCACGTCGACGGAGGTGAAGCAGCTCTACTATAAGTACTTGATGGACTTCCTGATGTTTGAGTACGACCTTGACCCGTACATGAAGCTGGTGGCCACCCCGAACATGAACATGAGCCTTGGCGTGGAGGggaacgaggaggacgaggaatactATTATTATGACGATGATgagtatgaggaggaagatgaagaagaggaagaagaggaggaggaagaagagatgaatggggatggggaggagaaagacACAGCTGGTGCTCAAGTGATAGGTGATACTTTGCCAAATGTAGCAGAATATGCCCTGAATGAAAGTGGAAATGCAATAGATAATAAACTACCTGATATATACTGA
- the LOC126985005 gene encoding 39S ribosomal protein L35, mitochondrial-like yields the protein MLRSLCCQLTAHGKAVGVALRPALQGGLRGYAGPSAILPSQNFVCQYGTGVRQMGLLSLKNVSGFHSILNTKLGVPAALPRLSPLVLPPATTIPSRSLVKWSMQKGKRKSVKPVLKRFKRLHWAGRGIWIRPRAGAKKRVWKKSPAQRLRCKTHVFCNSTQSNMLDKMVTKYWRKMRHYPDDPYGPYMRRENFSLTNRYPREFY from the exons atgttGCGTTCCTTGTGCTGCCAGCTCACAGCACATGGCAAGGCTGTTGGTGTTGCCCTCAGACCTGCACTTCAGGGGGGCCTCAGAGGATATGCCGGGCCCAGTGCCATCCTGCCCAGCCAGAACTTTGTGTGTCAGTATGGCACTGGTGTGCGGCAGATGGGTCTCTTGTCTCTGAAGAATGTTTCTGG GTTCCACTCAATCCTGAACACCAAGTTAGGGGTGCCAGCAGCACTGCCTAGACTATCACCCCTTGTTCTCCCCCCTGCTACCACCATCCCCAGTCGCTCATTGGTCAAGTGGTCGATGCAGAAGGGCAAGCGGAAGTCAGTCAAGCCTGTTCTAAAGCGTTTCAAGAGACTGCACTG GGCCGGACGTGGCATCTGGATCAGGCCGAGAGCAGGTGCCAAAAAGAGAGTCTGGAAGAAGTCACCGGCACAGAGGCTGAGGTGCAAGACACATGTTTTCTGCAATTCAACACAGTCAAATATGTTGGATAAGATG GTGACCAAATACTGGAGGAAAATGAGGCACTACCCAGATGATCCTTATGGCCCTTATATGAGGAGAGAAAACTTCAGCCTAACAAACAGATACCCGAGGGAGTTTTACTAA